From Leptidea sinapis chromosome 3, ilLepSina1.1, whole genome shotgun sequence, a single genomic window includes:
- the LOC126979477 gene encoding peroxiredoxin 1, protein MPLQLTKPAPQFKTTAVVNGEFKDVSLADYKGKYVVLFFYPLDFTFVCPTEIIAFSERADDFRKIGCEVIAASTDSHFTHLAWINTPRKQGGLGPMNLPIISDKSHRIARDYGVLDEETGIPFRGLFIIDPKQNLRQITINDLPVGRSVEETLRLVQAFQYTDKYGEVCPANWHPGSKTIKPDTKAAKEYFVDAN, encoded by the exons ATGCCACTCCAACTGACGAAGCCCGCGCCTCAGTTCAAGACGACCGCCGTCGTGAACGGAGAATTCAAGGATGTCTCCCTCGCTGACTACAAGGGAAAATATGTCGTGCTGTTCTTCTACCCGCTCGACTT CACTTTCGTGTGCCCCACGGAGATCATCGCGTTCTCTGAGCGCGCCGACGACTTCCGTAAGATTGGCTGCGAGGTGATCGCCGCCTCCACAGACTCACACTTCACTCACCTGGCCTGGATCAATACTCCCAGGAAGCAAG GTGGTCTTGGGCCCATGAACCTCCCAATCATCAGCGACAAGTCGCACCGCATCGCCCGCGATTACGGCGTGCTGGATGAGGAAACCGGCATTCCTTTCCGCGGTCTGTTCATCATCGACCCCAAGCAAAACCTGCGCCAGATCACCATCAACGACCTGCCTGTTGGACG ATCCGTGGAGGAGACCCTGAGGCTGGTGCAGGCGTTCCAGTACACTGACAAATACGGTGAGGTGTGCCCCGCCAACTGGCACCCTGGCTCCAAGACCATCAAGCCTGACACCAAGGCAGCGAAGGAATACTTCGTGGACGCCAACTAG